In the genome of Enterococcus hirae ATCC 9790, one region contains:
- a CDS encoding TetR/AcrR family transcriptional regulator, producing the protein MPKSTFLNLPNEKKQRLIEILLENFSARHISQVKVADIVEDMAMSRGAFYKYFEDLEDAYTYTIQYYSIQIHRDILKYISQNKQDFFQGIENYLAWCSELEQKSSYWQAIRFLTRSDDFTNHQRTKPSAESGRLKEWFKLLKANGFHITSEEEAISFLYFLMDLVINSLTDYIANDWTTDELLQDYRYKVKWLQKGLKTERSES; encoded by the coding sequence ATGCCTAAATCGACCTTTCTTAATCTGCCCAATGAGAAGAAACAACGGCTTATTGAAATTTTACTTGAAAATTTTTCAGCTCGACATATTAGCCAAGTAAAAGTTGCAGATATTGTCGAAGATATGGCTATGTCAAGAGGGGCCTTTTATAAGTACTTCGAAGACTTGGAAGATGCCTATACCTACACGATCCAGTATTATTCGATTCAAATCCATCGAGATATTTTGAAATATATCAGTCAAAACAAGCAAGACTTTTTTCAAGGAATTGAAAATTACCTTGCGTGGTGTAGTGAGCTGGAACAAAAAAGTAGTTATTGGCAGGCCATCCGCTTTTTAACGAGAAGTGATGATTTTACCAATCACCAAAGAACCAAGCCTTCTGCTGAATCAGGAAGATTAAAGGAATGGTTTAAGTTACTGAAGGCAAATGGCTTTCACATTACTTCGGAAGAAGAAGCGATTAGCTTTTTATATTTTCTCATGGATCTTGTGATCAATTCATTGACGGATTACATTGCGAATGACTGGACTACTGATGAGTTGTTGCAAGATTATCGTTACAAGGTAAAATGGCTGCAAAAAGGTTTGAAAACCGAACGAAGTGAATCTTGA
- a CDS encoding SGNH/GDSL hydrolase family protein, with translation MKKIILFGDSIAAGLYQGEVVHALDHALSTTLKALGQADFKIINLGKKGDSTTSSLERLSQLPQDERTADYVVLNVGVNDAINQRDNQKNYRKNLEQLINFFKHSQVILIGPSYVDEKIKTQTIPEILVEYTQIAKEVADENKVSFIDFYHYEKSFEDPTLYLQDDGLHPSKLGYHLLGALIAQCIQQKEQSALYWL, from the coding sequence ATGAAGAAAATTATACTATTTGGTGATAGCATTGCTGCTGGATTGTACCAGGGGGAGGTCGTCCATGCATTGGACCATGCGTTATCAACGACCTTAAAAGCTTTAGGACAAGCTGATTTTAAGATCATTAACTTAGGAAAAAAAGGCGATTCAACGACAAGCAGTCTTGAACGATTGTCTCAACTTCCCCAAGATGAACGTACAGCTGACTACGTCGTTCTTAATGTTGGCGTTAATGATGCAATCAATCAAAGAGATAACCAAAAAAACTATCGAAAAAACTTGGAACAATTGATCAACTTTTTTAAACATAGCCAAGTGATTTTAATAGGGCCTAGTTACGTTGATGAAAAGATCAAAACCCAAACAATTCCTGAGATCTTAGTAGAGTATACTCAGATCGCAAAAGAAGTAGCAGATGAGAACAAAGTAAGTTTTATTGATTTTTATCATTATGAAAAATCTTTTGAGGACCCAACACTTTACTTGCAAGACGATGGGTTGCATCCTTCGAAGTTAGGCTATCACTTGCTAGGTGCTTTGATTGCACAATGTATCCAGCAAAAAGAACAAAGCGCGCTCTATTGGCTTTGA
- a CDS encoding Gfo/Idh/MocA family oxidoreductase — MLTIAYLGNGKSTNRYHLPFSRKLKDKIKIKTIFSRSEPTWETFEDIHYTNQLEDLWNDPEIQLVVITTPSQFHYEYAKLALEHGKNVLVEKPFAETSAEAKELFELAKQKDLFIQCYQNRRFDSDFLTVQKVLESGKLGDILEIEMHYDYFRPEVPESATEFSTVNSYLYGHACHTVDQVISYFGEPDDIHYDVRQLLGTGRMNDYFDLDFYYGTMKISVKSSYFRIKERPSFVVYGKKGMFVKQTKDRQEEHLKLFYFPDHQDFGIDLPEHYGTLTYMDQNGNYHEEKVISEVGDYSRVYEGVYETLINGAEKVVKDEETLLQMNILETGIKEIQEKEAQANK, encoded by the coding sequence ATGTTAACAATTGCCTATCTAGGAAATGGAAAAAGTACCAACCGCTATCATTTACCTTTTTCACGAAAACTAAAAGATAAGATCAAAATCAAAACGATCTTTTCACGTTCAGAACCCACTTGGGAAACATTTGAGGATATCCATTACACCAATCAATTGGAAGATCTATGGAACGATCCAGAAATCCAACTAGTTGTCATTACGACTCCGAGCCAATTTCATTATGAATATGCTAAATTAGCCTTAGAGCATGGAAAAAATGTCCTGGTAGAAAAACCGTTTGCTGAAACTTCTGCAGAAGCGAAAGAGTTATTTGAGCTAGCGAAGCAAAAAGATTTATTTATCCAGTGTTATCAAAATCGTCGTTTTGATTCTGATTTCTTGACCGTACAAAAAGTGTTGGAAAGTGGAAAATTAGGCGATATTTTAGAAATTGAGATGCATTATGATTATTTCAGACCTGAAGTTCCTGAATCGGCAACGGAATTTTCAACAGTCAATAGTTATCTCTACGGTCATGCTTGTCACACAGTAGATCAAGTAATTTCTTACTTTGGCGAACCAGATGACATCCACTATGATGTGCGCCAATTATTAGGAACGGGACGAATGAATGATTATTTCGATTTAGATTTTTATTATGGAACAATGAAAATCTCTGTCAAATCAAGCTATTTTCGTATTAAGGAACGCCCAAGCTTTGTGGTTTATGGGAAGAAAGGGATGTTTGTAAAACAGACAAAAGATCGACAAGAAGAGCATCTTAAACTATTTTATTTCCCGGACCATCAAGATTTTGGTATTGATTTACCAGAACACTACGGCACACTTACCTATATGGACCAAAATGGAAACTACCATGAGGAAAAAGTGATTTCTGAAGTAGGGGACTATAGTCGGGTCTATGAGGGAGTCTATGAAACGCTCATAAACGGAGCCGAAAAAGTAGTGAAAGACGAAGAAACACTTCTACAAATGAACATTTTAGAAACAGGGATCAAAGAGATCCAGGAAAAAGAAGCGCAAGCAAACAAATAA
- a CDS encoding L-lactate dehydrogenase has protein sequence MRKTSRKVVIVGTGFVGTSIAYAMINQGIANELVLIDVNQEKAEGEALDLLDGMAWGEENVAVWSGDYSECSDADLVVITAGINQKPGQTRLDLVKTNAGIMKDIVRQIMGAGFNGILVVASNPVDILTCIAWKESGLPSSRVIGTGTTLDTTRFRKEIALKLSVDPRSVHGYILGEHGDSEVAAWSHTTVGGKPIMEFVEKDHRIDEKDLDIIADKVKNAAYEIIDRKKATYYGIGMSTARIVKAVLNNEQAVLPVSAYLSGQYGVKDIFTGVPSIVDEKGVREVIELSITPEEEQMFKQSVNELRNVLNTVR, from the coding sequence ATGAGAAAAACCAGTAGAAAAGTAGTGATCGTTGGAACAGGCTTTGTGGGAACAAGTATTGCTTATGCCATGATCAATCAAGGAATTGCGAATGAATTAGTCTTGATCGATGTCAACCAAGAAAAAGCGGAAGGGGAAGCTTTAGACCTTTTAGATGGTATGGCATGGGGCGAAGAGAATGTTGCTGTTTGGTCAGGTGATTATAGCGAATGCAGCGATGCCGATCTAGTAGTAATCACAGCAGGTATCAACCAAAAACCAGGACAAACTCGTTTAGATTTAGTGAAAACAAATGCTGGAATTATGAAGGATATTGTTCGACAAATCATGGGAGCAGGATTCAACGGAATATTAGTTGTTGCTTCTAATCCAGTAGATATTTTGACTTGCATTGCGTGGAAAGAATCAGGGTTACCTTCTTCTCGAGTAATCGGAACAGGAACAACATTAGATACAACTCGTTTTAGAAAAGAAATTGCCTTGAAACTTTCTGTCGATCCTCGTAGCGTTCACGGCTATATTTTAGGTGAACACGGCGATTCTGAAGTAGCAGCTTGGTCCCATACAACAGTTGGCGGAAAACCAATCATGGAATTTGTCGAAAAAGATCATCGAATCGACGAAAAGGACTTAGATATCATTGCTGATAAAGTTAAAAATGCTGCCTATGAAATCATCGATCGAAAAAAAGCGACTTATTATGGAATTGGTATGAGTACAGCACGAATTGTCAAGGCTGTATTAAACAATGAACAAGCTGTATTACCAGTTTCTGCTTATTTATCTGGTCAATATGGAGTGAAAGATATCTTTACAGGTGTTCCATCCATCGTTGATGAAAAGGGTGTAAGAGAAGTTATTGAATTATCAATTACACCAGAAGAAGAACAAATGTTTAAACAATCTGTCAATGAATTAAGAAACGTATTAAACACCGTGAGATAA